From Thermomonas sp. XSG, one genomic window encodes:
- a CDS encoding GspH/FimT family pseudopilin, which yields MSHLYPHPLHRGSRGFTLVELMVTVAVLGIIAVVAVPAMTDMINNSRVRGASEEVTGALQLARSEALKRNQRIIACASASGTSCAASASRMVVYWQDPANAATTELVREISMPGSVQVSGAAAGIQFRASGVADSAQQLQVSVAGHSRYVCVQISGVISVKKVTCS from the coding sequence TTGTCACACCTGTACCCACACCCGCTGCACCGCGGCTCGCGCGGCTTCACCTTGGTGGAGCTGATGGTGACCGTCGCGGTCCTGGGCATCATCGCGGTCGTCGCCGTGCCTGCCATGACCGACATGATCAACAACAGTCGGGTTCGCGGGGCGTCGGAAGAGGTGACCGGGGCGCTGCAACTAGCCCGGTCGGAGGCCTTGAAGCGCAACCAGCGCATCATCGCCTGTGCTTCCGCGTCCGGAACCAGCTGCGCCGCTTCCGCAAGCCGGATGGTGGTGTATTGGCAGGATCCGGCCAATGCCGCCACCACGGAACTGGTGCGTGAGATTTCCATGCCGGGCAGCGTGCAAGTTTCTGGGGCGGCGGCCGGGATACAGTTCCGGGCCTCTGGCGTCGCGGACAGCGCGCAGCAACTCCAAGTCTCGGTGGCCGGGCACTCGCGCTATGTATGTGTGCAGATCAGTGGTGTGATCTCGGTGAAAAAGGTGACCTGTTCATGA
- a CDS encoding histidine kinase, translated as MNASPDPLAALWRPPALLGVMLGGEALAAILALAPAESSERLVQFGLASLGIQWVALGTLCALYLLRNRLGRLPPMTLAWVCLGLFLAMSLLVSMAAWSVLAVGGLGDGSRQAFVLRTLAIALVVGLIGLVSYQNYWRSRRLAVRAKQLELEALQARIRPHFLFNTLNTGAALVHARPDEAERVLLDLADLFRSALRGPQLIPLAEELALTRRYLEIEALRFGPRLQLTWDLPETLPEVPVPSLSIQPLAENAIRHGIERLPSGGRLEVAVRPGEDAIEIVITNDLPAVESSHKGHAIGLASARERVQAMTGGRGRIDASVEDGRYVARMHLPA; from the coding sequence TTGAACGCCTCCCCGGATCCCCTTGCCGCGCTCTGGCGCCCGCCCGCCCTTCTCGGCGTGATGCTGGGTGGCGAGGCATTGGCGGCAATCCTTGCCCTGGCCCCCGCCGAGAGCAGCGAGCGCCTGGTGCAGTTCGGGCTGGCCTCACTGGGCATCCAGTGGGTGGCCTTGGGCACGCTCTGCGCACTGTATCTCCTGCGCAACCGCCTCGGCCGACTGCCACCGATGACGTTGGCCTGGGTCTGCCTAGGCTTGTTCCTGGCAATGAGCCTGCTGGTGTCGATGGCGGCCTGGAGCGTGCTGGCCGTGGGCGGACTCGGTGACGGCAGCCGCCAGGCCTTCGTCCTGCGCACGCTGGCGATCGCGCTGGTGGTGGGCCTGATCGGTCTGGTCAGCTATCAGAACTACTGGCGTTCACGACGGCTGGCAGTGCGCGCCAAGCAGCTGGAGCTGGAAGCACTGCAGGCGCGGATCCGCCCGCACTTCCTGTTCAACACGCTCAATACCGGCGCGGCGCTGGTGCATGCGCGACCGGACGAGGCGGAGCGCGTGCTGCTGGATCTGGCCGACCTGTTCCGAAGCGCACTGCGCGGCCCGCAGCTGATCCCGCTGGCGGAAGAACTGGCGTTGACCCGCCGCTACCTGGAAATCGAAGCCCTGCGCTTCGGGCCGCGCTTGCAGCTGACCTGGGATTTGCCGGAAACGTTGCCGGAAGTGCCGGTGCCCTCGCTGTCGATCCAGCCGCTGGCGGAGAACGCGATCCGCCACGGCATAGAGCGCCTGCCCTCGGGCGGCCGGCTGGAGGTCGCAGTCCGTCCGGGCGAGGACGCGATCGAAATCGTCATCACCAACGACCTGCCCGCAGTCGAAAGCAGCCACAAGGGCCACGCGATCGGACTCGCCTCGGCGCGCGAGCGGGTGCAGGCGATGACCGGGGGACGCGGGCGGATCGATGCCTCGGTGGAGGACGGGCGGTACGTGGCGCGGATGCACCTGCCCGCTTGA
- the ppnN gene encoding nucleotide 5'-monophosphate nucleosidase PpnN has translation MNDTTTTLPQGAAIPFTPTLPTVSTHIYPRGALDVLSREEVARLRDASAGGLHDLLRRCALAVLTSGSASDDPRAAQELYPDFDIQVRQQDRGVRIELTNAPAMAFVDDQIIAGVAELLFAVVRDLAFTAIDLNGDEELNTSSGITDAVFRLLRNARVLHPADPNLVVCWGGHSIGQEEYKYTKQVGYELGLRGMDICTGCGPGAMKGPMKGATIAHAKQRRRRTRYIGVTEPGIIAAESPNPIVNHLVIMPDIEKRLEAFVRMGHGIVVFPGGVGTAEEILYLLGILLREENAHLRFPLILTGPTGAAPYFEQIDRFIRLTLGDDAARLYEIIVADPARVAKRMDMGIRKVKEQRIAQKDSFFFNWGIDVPLEFQQPFVPTHELMAGLDLHHGRKPHELAADLRRAFSGIVAGNVKEDGMRRIEAHGPFEIHGDPDIMLALDALLRAFVEQRRMKISGEYKPCYRVVA, from the coding sequence ATGAACGATACGACCACCACCTTGCCGCAGGGCGCGGCCATCCCCTTTACCCCCACTCTCCCTACCGTCTCCACGCACATCTATCCGCGTGGCGCGCTGGACGTGCTGTCGCGCGAGGAAGTCGCGCGCCTGCGCGATGCGTCCGCCGGTGGCCTGCACGACCTGTTGCGCCGCTGCGCGCTGGCGGTGCTGACTTCCGGCAGCGCCTCGGACGATCCGCGCGCTGCGCAGGAGCTGTATCCCGACTTCGACATCCAGGTGCGCCAGCAGGACCGCGGGGTGCGCATCGAGCTCACCAATGCCCCGGCGATGGCCTTCGTCGACGACCAGATCATCGCGGGCGTGGCCGAACTGCTGTTCGCTGTGGTGCGCGATCTCGCGTTCACCGCCATCGACCTCAACGGCGACGAGGAGCTGAACACCTCCTCAGGCATCACCGATGCGGTGTTCCGGCTGCTGCGCAATGCGCGCGTGCTGCATCCTGCAGATCCCAACCTGGTGGTGTGCTGGGGCGGCCACTCGATCGGGCAGGAGGAATACAAGTACACCAAGCAGGTGGGCTACGAGCTGGGCCTGCGCGGGATGGACATCTGCACCGGCTGCGGCCCGGGCGCGATGAAGGGGCCGATGAAGGGCGCCACCATCGCCCATGCCAAGCAGCGTCGCCGCCGCACACGCTACATCGGCGTCACCGAGCCGGGCATCATCGCCGCCGAGTCGCCCAACCCCATCGTCAACCACCTGGTGATCATGCCGGACATCGAGAAGCGCCTCGAGGCCTTCGTCCGCATGGGCCACGGCATCGTGGTGTTCCCCGGCGGTGTCGGCACGGCCGAGGAAATCCTGTACCTGCTCGGGATCCTGCTGCGCGAGGAAAACGCGCACCTGCGCTTCCCGCTGATCCTGACCGGGCCCACCGGCGCCGCGCCGTACTTCGAGCAGATCGACAGGTTCATCCGCCTGACGCTGGGCGACGATGCGGCCCGGCTCTACGAAATCATCGTGGCCGATCCCGCGCGCGTGGCCAAGCGCATGGACATGGGCATCCGCAAGGTCAAGGAACAGCGCATCGCGCAGAAGGATTCCTTCTTCTTCAACTGGGGCATCGATGTGCCGCTGGAGTTCCAGCAGCCGTTCGTGCCCACCCACGAGCTGATGGCGGGGCTGGACCTCCACCACGGGCGCAAGCCGCATGAACTGGCGGCCGACCTGCGCCGCGCGTTCTCTGGCATCGTCGCCGGTAACGTCAAGGAAGATGGCATGCGCCGGATCGAAGCGCATGGGCCGTTCGAGATCCACGGTGATCCGGACATCATGCTCGCGCTGGACGCGCTGCTGCGCGCGTTCGTGGAGCAGCGCCGGATGAAGATCTCGGGCGAGTACAAACCCTGTTACCGCGTGGTTGCCTGA
- a CDS encoding TonB-dependent receptor, translating to MKHPNRARLSKLSLGLMVALAAAPVFAQSTSAGVGGQVVSAGGQPVAGAEIIITHVESGTVSRATTDASGRYNARGLRVGGPYTIVVNKAGEGSKTEENVYLTLNQVSTVNATLGAAITNIETVQVIGNAGDYLFDANNKGMGTSISGRQLETAVSGNRSLDDIARLDPRVTVTDQNDGSISVAGQNNRYNTISVDGLSVNDPFGLNANGLGFTGSPISPDTIAAYDIKVTEFDVTSDSVGANINAVTKSGTNDFRGSVYYTLTDASSMVGRLGGPAYKGFDKNETKGATFGGPIIKDRLFFFGSYEEQEISGLAGVGTDAVSSGKLTSQQVNDVASAFDAIGIDAGTYGDAGAVSLKNKRTLAKLDWNINDSQRASFTFQRTEETRPTPYSSYVRDISAILPSNWYTSANKTDNYSVQLFSDWTENFSTELKIGYQKYNVNNGAAVNQPEVFACFTAVAADCNATPQNSRAPWVIGGEDRFRHENSIASKRISGTLSGTYYAGDHVIKGGVDFLSNEVGNVFGSLLNGSYGFYDKNGNGTPVDEILAKNYGFFTKNYLPAGVSLADSAGTWKYTQVSPFLQDTWQATDNLSLVFGVRVNLPKADHAPPVALQSATNTAPGATPGAPVWESRFGYTSASTLGSKNKVFEPRFAFNYTFDSERQMQLRGGVGLFQTVAPYVWLTNPYANNGVVSPKGYNGTNPVADPFNPDPANQPGPTNVQAGVCATNARCTIDVLDPDFKMPGAWKFALGFDAELPWWGLTGSIEYQHIKSKNAIDYKLPNIGTPNGTLPDGRDSYWTAGYGSSKNNGSFRELDYQSTLLTNTNKGKSDSITFSLTKALSNGFRGNFSITQTHSTDVTPGTASRAISNYNYVARVNPNDSIESTARFDVPLSVKASMSWEHAFFGDYKTTVSMYYNGRNGLPYSWTFGTDVNGDSINNVDLAYIPLANDPIVSYKAGTTAAQIQAFQAFIDSDPYLSSRRGQIAERNSSHQPWINQLDVGFQQELPGFFKGNKVVVRLDIYNFLNMVNKDWGQQDGLGFFGTRRLAYVSGVTNGKYVYDLGTAASPAWQEFGVYDSYANPSRVISRWQALLTVRYQF from the coding sequence ATGAAGCATCCGAACCGCGCCCGGCTCTCCAAGCTGTCGCTGGGCCTGATGGTCGCGCTCGCTGCGGCTCCCGTTTTCGCCCAGAGCACCTCCGCCGGCGTCGGTGGCCAAGTCGTCTCGGCCGGCGGCCAGCCCGTTGCGGGCGCCGAAATCATCATCACCCACGTCGAGTCGGGCACGGTCAGCCGTGCCACCACCGATGCCAGCGGCCGCTACAACGCCCGTGGCCTGCGCGTGGGCGGCCCGTACACCATCGTCGTCAACAAGGCGGGCGAGGGCAGCAAGACCGAGGAAAACGTCTACCTGACGCTCAACCAGGTGAGCACCGTCAACGCGACCCTGGGCGCGGCGATCACCAACATCGAGACCGTGCAGGTGATCGGCAATGCCGGCGACTACCTGTTCGACGCGAACAACAAGGGCATGGGCACATCCATCAGCGGCCGCCAGCTGGAGACCGCGGTGAGCGGCAACCGTTCGCTGGACGACATCGCCCGTCTGGATCCGCGCGTCACCGTAACCGACCAGAACGACGGTTCGATCTCCGTGGCCGGCCAGAACAACCGCTACAACACGATCAGCGTCGATGGCCTGTCGGTGAACGACCCGTTCGGCCTGAACGCCAACGGCCTGGGCTTCACCGGCTCGCCGATTTCCCCCGACACCATCGCCGCCTATGACATCAAGGTCACCGAGTTCGACGTGACCTCCGATTCCGTCGGCGCGAACATCAATGCGGTCACCAAGTCGGGCACCAACGATTTCCGCGGGTCGGTGTACTACACCCTGACCGATGCCAGTAGCATGGTGGGCCGCCTCGGTGGTCCGGCCTACAAGGGCTTCGACAAGAACGAAACCAAGGGTGCCACCTTCGGCGGCCCGATCATCAAGGACCGGCTGTTCTTCTTCGGCTCCTACGAGGAACAGGAAATCAGCGGCCTTGCCGGCGTCGGCACCGACGCGGTCAGCAGCGGCAAGCTGACTTCCCAGCAGGTCAACGACGTCGCGAGTGCGTTTGATGCCATCGGCATCGACGCGGGCACCTACGGCGACGCTGGCGCGGTGTCGCTGAAGAACAAGCGCACCCTGGCCAAGCTGGACTGGAACATCAACGACAGCCAGCGCGCCAGCTTCACCTTCCAGCGCACCGAAGAAACCCGGCCGACCCCGTACAGCTCGTACGTGCGTGACATCAGCGCCATCCTGCCCAGCAACTGGTACACCAGCGCCAACAAGACGGACAACTATTCCGTCCAGCTGTTCAGCGACTGGACCGAGAACTTCAGCACGGAGCTGAAGATCGGTTACCAGAAGTACAACGTGAACAACGGCGCGGCCGTCAACCAGCCCGAGGTCTTCGCCTGCTTCACCGCGGTGGCCGCCGACTGCAACGCCACGCCCCAGAACAGCAGGGCGCCGTGGGTGATTGGCGGCGAAGACCGTTTCCGCCACGAGAACTCGATTGCCAGCAAGCGCATCAGCGGCACGTTGTCCGGCACCTATTACGCCGGCGACCACGTCATCAAGGGTGGCGTCGACTTCCTGAGCAACGAAGTGGGCAACGTGTTCGGCTCGCTGCTGAACGGTTCCTACGGGTTCTACGACAAGAACGGCAACGGCACGCCCGTCGACGAGATCCTTGCCAAGAACTACGGCTTCTTCACCAAGAACTACCTGCCGGCGGGCGTGAGCCTCGCCGACAGCGCCGGTACCTGGAAGTACACCCAGGTCAGCCCGTTCCTGCAGGATACCTGGCAGGCCACCGATAACCTGTCGCTGGTGTTCGGCGTGCGCGTCAACCTGCCGAAGGCAGACCACGCGCCGCCGGTTGCGCTGCAGAGCGCCACCAACACGGCCCCGGGCGCCACGCCGGGCGCGCCGGTGTGGGAGAGCCGCTTCGGTTACACCAGCGCCAGTACGCTGGGCTCGAAGAACAAGGTGTTCGAACCGCGCTTCGCCTTCAATTACACCTTCGACAGCGAGCGCCAGATGCAGCTGCGTGGCGGCGTCGGCCTGTTCCAGACGGTCGCGCCCTACGTGTGGCTGACCAACCCGTATGCGAACAACGGCGTGGTCTCGCCGAAGGGCTACAACGGCACCAATCCGGTCGCCGACCCGTTCAACCCCGATCCGGCCAACCAGCCGGGTCCGACCAACGTCCAGGCCGGCGTGTGCGCCACCAATGCGCGCTGCACGATCGACGTGCTTGATCCGGACTTCAAGATGCCGGGCGCCTGGAAGTTCGCGCTGGGCTTCGATGCCGAACTGCCTTGGTGGGGCCTGACCGGAAGCATCGAGTACCAGCACATCAAGTCCAAGAACGCCATCGACTACAAGCTGCCGAACATCGGCACGCCGAACGGCACGCTGCCGGACGGGCGTGATTCGTACTGGACGGCGGGTTATGGCAGCAGCAAGAACAATGGTTCGTTCCGCGAACTCGATTACCAGTCCACGCTGCTGACCAACACCAACAAGGGCAAGTCGGATTCGATCACCTTCTCGCTGACGAAGGCCCTGTCCAACGGGTTCCGCGGCAACTTCAGCATCACCCAGACGCACAGCACCGACGTCACGCCGGGTACCGCTTCGCGCGCCATCTCGAACTACAACTACGTGGCCCGCGTGAATCCGAACGACTCCATCGAGTCGACGGCGCGATTCGACGTGCCCCTGTCGGTGAAGGCGTCGATGAGCTGGGAGCATGCGTTCTTCGGTGATTACAAGACCACCGTCTCTATGTACTACAACGGCCGCAATGGCCTGCCGTACAGCTGGACGTTCGGTACCGACGTGAACGGCGACAGCATCAACAACGTCGACCTGGCCTACATCCCGCTGGCCAACGACCCGATCGTGTCGTACAAGGCCGGCACGACCGCCGCGCAGATCCAGGCCTTCCAGGCCTTCATCGACAGCGATCCGTACCTGAGCTCGCGTCGCGGCCAGATCGCCGAGCGCAATTCCTCGCACCAGCCGTGGATCAACCAGCTCGACGTCGGCTTCCAGCAGGAGCTGCCCGGCTTCTTCAAGGGCAACAAGGTCGTCGTCCGCCTGGACATCTACAACTTCCTGAACATGGTCAACAAGGACTGGGGGCAGCAGGATGGCCTGGGCTTCTTCGGGACCCGTCGCCTCGCCTACGTCAGTGGCGTCACCAACGGCAAGTATGTCTACGACCTCGGCACCGCCGCTTCGCCGGCGTGGCAGGAGTTCGGCGTCTACGACTCCTACGCCAATCCGTCCCGCGTGATTTCGCGCTGGCAGGCGTTGCTGACCGTTCGCTACCAGTTCTGA
- a CDS encoding YhgN family NAAT transporter, with the protein MTVAAAALLLFFILDPLGNIPVFLSVLKDLPPARQRKVLARELLIALVVLMLFLWGGQYALELMHLRQESVSIAGGIVLFLIGLRMIFPTADGVMGDVPGGEPFIVPLAIPMIAGPSGMAAVMLLGSQEPDRMGDWMLALVLAWGATAAILFSATWLKKLLGTRVLTAVERLMGMVIVAISVQMLLDGLASYLHAAA; encoded by the coding sequence ATGACCGTCGCCGCCGCCGCCCTGCTGCTGTTCTTCATCCTCGATCCGCTGGGCAACATCCCGGTGTTCCTGAGCGTGCTCAAGGACTTGCCGCCGGCCCGCCAGCGCAAGGTGCTGGCGCGCGAGCTGCTGATCGCGCTGGTGGTGCTGATGCTGTTCCTGTGGGGCGGCCAGTACGCGCTGGAACTGATGCACCTGCGGCAGGAGTCGGTTTCCATCGCCGGCGGCATCGTGCTGTTCCTGATCGGCCTGCGGATGATCTTCCCGACCGCCGACGGGGTGATGGGGGACGTGCCGGGCGGGGAGCCCTTCATCGTGCCGCTGGCGATCCCGATGATCGCCGGCCCCTCCGGCATGGCCGCGGTGATGCTGCTGGGCAGCCAGGAGCCCGACCGGATGGGCGACTGGATGCTGGCGCTGGTGCTGGCCTGGGGCGCAACCGCTGCCATCCTGTTTTCCGCCACATGGCTCAAGAAGCTGCTGGGAACGCGCGTGCTGACCGCAGTCGAGCGCCTGATGGGCATGGTGATCGTGGCGATCTCCGTACAGATGCTGCTGGACGGCCTCGCCTCCTACCTGCACGCAGCCGCCTGA
- a CDS encoding SDR family NAD(P)-dependent oxidoreductase, whose product MVDVSQDQALDGRIVLVAGAAGGLGSAAAVACAKAGATLVLLGRKLAPLNRLYDAVKAVGPEPILYPLDLEGASPDDFDQLGQAIDGEFGRLDGLLHCAAEFRGLTPLSHTDPADFARAIHVDLTARWWLTQACLPLLAKSEAGAAVFVLDDPARSGGAFWGGYGIAQAGQAALVRMLQAELGEHGPRISGLQPGPMRTNLRAKAYQANADLKARPAADYAGACVELLSPAGAAWRGTIRDVSSR is encoded by the coding sequence ATGGTGGACGTATCGCAGGACCAGGCCCTGGATGGCCGCATCGTCCTGGTCGCGGGCGCGGCCGGCGGACTGGGGTCGGCTGCGGCAGTCGCCTGCGCGAAAGCCGGCGCCACGCTGGTGCTGCTCGGCCGCAAGCTGGCGCCGCTCAACCGCCTGTATGACGCGGTGAAAGCGGTCGGCCCGGAGCCGATCCTGTATCCGCTGGACCTGGAAGGCGCGTCGCCCGACGACTTCGACCAGCTGGGCCAGGCCATCGACGGGGAGTTCGGTCGCCTCGACGGGCTGCTGCATTGCGCCGCCGAGTTCAGGGGGCTGACGCCGTTGTCCCACACCGACCCGGCCGACTTCGCCCGCGCGATCCACGTCGACCTGACCGCGCGCTGGTGGCTCACCCAGGCCTGCCTGCCGCTGCTGGCGAAATCGGAAGCCGGCGCGGCGGTGTTCGTGCTGGATGACCCGGCCCGCAGCGGCGGCGCATTCTGGGGCGGCTACGGCATCGCCCAGGCCGGACAGGCGGCATTGGTCCGCATGCTGCAGGCCGAACTGGGTGAGCACGGCCCACGCATCAGCGGTCTGCAACCCGGCCCGATGCGCACCAACCTGCGTGCCAAGGCCTACCAGGCGAACGCCGACCTGAAGGCGCGTCCGGCCGCGGACTACGCTGGCGCCTGCGTGGAGTTGCTGTCGCCTGCAGGTGCGGCCTGGCGGGGCACGATCCGCGACGTCTCGTCGCGATAG
- the grxD gene encoding Grx4 family monothiol glutaredoxin — MSSVEERIRAELEAHPIVLFMKGTALFPMCGFSSRAVQALKAAGATDLHTVNVLEEPEIRANLPRFSDWPTFPQLFINGELIGGCDITVELAESGELARLVADARKA; from the coding sequence ATGTCGTCCGTGGAAGAGCGCATCCGCGCCGAGCTTGAAGCCCATCCCATCGTGTTGTTCATGAAGGGCACCGCGCTGTTCCCGATGTGCGGTTTTTCCAGCCGCGCGGTGCAGGCGTTGAAGGCCGCGGGCGCCACCGACCTGCACACCGTCAACGTGCTGGAAGAACCCGAGATCCGCGCCAACCTGCCGCGGTTTTCCGACTGGCCGACGTTCCCGCAGCTTTTCATCAACGGCGAACTGATCGGCGGCTGCGACATCACCGTGGAGCTGGCCGAGTCCGGCGAACTGGCGCGCCTGGTCGCCGACGCGCGGAAGGCCTGA
- a CDS encoding Fe-Mn family superoxide dismutase, translating into MAIELPALPYDRTALEPHISAETIDFHYGKHHQAYVTNLNNMIAGTEFADMALEEIISKSQGGMFNNAAQVWNHTFYWNCLKPAGGGAPEGKLADAINAAFGSFEAFKEAFTKTAIGTFGSGWAWLVQRPDGALALVSTPNAATPLTGEDTPLLTCDVWEHAYYIDYRNARPKYVEAFWNLVNWDFAAAQMK; encoded by the coding sequence GTGGCCATCGAACTGCCCGCCCTGCCCTACGACCGCACCGCCCTCGAGCCGCACATCTCCGCCGAGACGATCGACTTCCACTATGGCAAGCACCACCAGGCCTACGTGACCAACCTCAACAACATGATCGCGGGCACCGAGTTCGCCGACATGGCGCTGGAGGAGATCATCAGCAAGTCGCAGGGCGGCATGTTCAACAACGCCGCGCAGGTGTGGAACCACACGTTCTACTGGAACTGCCTGAAGCCGGCCGGCGGCGGCGCGCCGGAAGGCAAGCTGGCCGACGCCATCAATGCCGCGTTCGGCAGCTTCGAGGCTTTCAAGGAAGCCTTCACCAAGACCGCCATCGGCACCTTCGGCTCCGGCTGGGCGTGGCTGGTGCAGCGCCCGGACGGCGCGCTGGCGCTGGTGAGTACGCCGAACGCAGCCACGCCGCTGACCGGCGAAGACACCCCGCTGCTGACCTGCGACGTGTGGGAGCACGCCTACTACATCGACTACCGCAACGCCCGCCCGAAGTACGTGGAGGCGTTCTGGAACCTAGTGAACTGGGACTTCGCCGCGGCGCAGATGAAGTAA
- a CDS encoding 5-(carboxyamino)imidazole ribonucleotide synthase, with translation MTTVGILGGGQLARMMALSGAPLGLRFLVLDTVGDACAGQFAPMVVGDYNDQSALTEFAARVDVATFDFENVPAESAQWLTARVPVFPNPRALATAQDRLAEKTLFREQGIPVPPFAAIDTREQLQAAVAEIGTPCILKTRRLGYDGKGQFRIKSPGDVDAAWDALGAQAARVGLILEGFVAFQHELSVVAVRGRDGEFRAWPLTENWHVDGVLSASLAPAQVDDALRATALSHARKLAEALDYVGVFALELFCRDGELLANEMAPRVHNSGHWTIEGSETSQFQNHLRAVLGMPLGDTRMVGYACMLNWLGEMPDPEPVLREAGGHWHDYGKASREGRKVGHATLRADSRQELAEALRRVGDALDRRSQVVPVIERLG, from the coding sequence TTGACCACCGTCGGCATCCTTGGTGGCGGCCAGCTGGCGCGCATGATGGCGCTGTCCGGCGCGCCGCTGGGGCTGCGCTTCCTGGTGCTGGACACTGTGGGCGACGCCTGCGCCGGCCAGTTCGCGCCGATGGTGGTGGGCGACTACAACGACCAGTCCGCGCTGACGGAATTCGCGGCCCGGGTGGACGTGGCGACCTTCGATTTCGAGAACGTACCGGCGGAATCGGCGCAGTGGCTGACCGCGCGGGTGCCGGTATTCCCGAACCCACGCGCGCTGGCGACGGCGCAGGATCGGCTGGCCGAGAAGACCCTGTTCCGCGAGCAGGGCATCCCCGTGCCGCCGTTTGCAGCCATCGACACCCGCGAGCAGTTGCAGGCGGCGGTGGCGGAAATCGGCACCCCCTGCATTCTCAAGACCCGCCGGCTGGGCTACGACGGCAAGGGCCAGTTCCGCATCAAGTCGCCGGGCGACGTCGATGCCGCGTGGGACGCACTCGGCGCGCAGGCGGCACGGGTGGGATTGATCCTCGAGGGTTTCGTCGCCTTCCAGCACGAGCTGTCGGTGGTCGCGGTGCGTGGTCGCGACGGTGAATTCCGTGCCTGGCCGCTGACCGAGAACTGGCACGTCGACGGCGTGCTGTCCGCCAGTCTCGCCCCGGCGCAGGTCGATGACGCATTGCGCGCCACCGCGCTGTCGCACGCGCGCAAGCTGGCGGAAGCGCTGGACTACGTGGGTGTATTCGCGCTGGAGCTGTTCTGCCGTGACGGCGAGTTACTGGCCAACGAGATGGCGCCGCGCGTGCACAACTCCGGGCATTGGACCATCGAAGGCAGCGAGACCAGCCAGTTCCAGAACCATCTGCGCGCGGTGCTGGGAATGCCACTCGGCGATACCCGCATGGTCGGCTACGCCTGCATGCTCAACTGGCTGGGCGAGATGCCGGATCCGGAACCGGTGTTGCGCGAAGCCGGTGGGCACTGGCACGACTACGGCAAGGCGTCGCGCGAAGGGCGCAAGGTCGGGCACGCGACGCTGCGCGCCGACTCGCGGCAGGAGCTGGCCGAGGCGCTGCGGCGCGTCGGCGATGCGCTGGATCGTCGGTCGCAGGTCGTGCCGGTCATCGAACGCCTCGGCTGA
- the purE gene encoding 5-(carboxyamino)imidazole ribonucleotide mutase produces the protein MSAANNAAPLVGLVMGSRSDWETMQHAASRLEALGVPHEVRVVSAHRTPDVLFSYAETAATRGLRAIIAGAGGAAHLPGMLASKTAVPVLGVPVQSKALNGMDSLLSIVQMPAGIPVATFAIGNAGAANAALFAAAMLAGEHPSIAEALAAFRAKQTEDVVAHDDPRR, from the coding sequence ATGTCCGCAGCCAACAACGCCGCACCGCTGGTCGGCCTCGTCATGGGATCGCGCTCCGACTGGGAGACGATGCAGCACGCTGCTTCGCGGCTGGAAGCGTTGGGCGTGCCGCACGAGGTGCGGGTGGTGTCCGCCCACCGCACCCCCGACGTGCTGTTCTCCTATGCCGAGACCGCGGCCACCCGTGGCCTGCGCGCGATCATCGCCGGCGCCGGCGGGGCCGCCCACCTGCCGGGCATGCTGGCCTCCAAGACCGCCGTGCCCGTGCTGGGCGTACCGGTGCAGAGCAAGGCGTTGAACGGCATGGATTCGCTGTTGTCGATCGTGCAGATGCCGGCCGGCATCCCGGTAGCCACCTTCGCTATCGGCAATGCCGGCGCGGCCAACGCGGCGCTGTTCGCGGCGGCGATGCTGGCCGGCGAACATCCGTCGATCGCCGAGGCGCTGGCCGCGTTCCGTGCAAAACAGACCGAGGACGTCGTGGCCCACGACGATCCGCGCCGATGA
- a CDS encoding Trm112 family protein, protein MDRKLLDILVCPATRQPLSLLDAAGLDALNRAIAGGGVKRGDGSPQAQPLRAALLTRDRKTAYRIDDGIPVLLAEEALATAQVPDFPAA, encoded by the coding sequence ATGGATCGCAAGCTTCTCGACATCCTGGTCTGCCCCGCCACCCGCCAGCCGCTCTCGCTGCTGGACGCAGCCGGGCTGGATGCCCTCAACCGCGCCATCGCCGGCGGCGGCGTGAAGCGCGGCGACGGCAGCCCGCAGGCACAGCCGCTGCGCGCTGCCCTGCTGACCCGCGACCGCAAGACGGCCTACCGCATCGACGACGGCATTCCGGTGCTGTTGGCCGAAGAGGCGCTGGCCACGGCGCAGGTGCCGGACTTCCCCGCCGCATGA